Within the Arthrobacter caoxuetaonis genome, the region TGCCGGCCAGGGCGAATCCCTCGGTGCGCCGCACATACTCCGCGTGAGCCTCAGCCACCACGGACTCGTCCTCCACCACGAGGACAGCGATATCGGAACCCTGGGTCATGGCCGCGCTCCTTCCGGAAGCGGCAACCTGACCGTGAAGCGGGCCCCGCCGGCATGGTGCGAGCCGACTTCGAGCGTCCCGCCAAGGCGCAGGACCGCCTGGTTTACCAGGGCCAGGCCGAAACCGCGCCCGGCCCCCGCAGCCTGCACAGGATCCTTGGTACTGAATCCCTGCTCGAAGATGCGGGACCTCGACTCGGCGGGAATCCCCGGTCCGCTGTCCCGGACGGTGAGCTCGAACCCGCGCGAGCCGGCGCTCTCCACCACGCCCAAACGGACCGTGACCTCGGGATCCGGCAGGCCCTGGACCGCGTCAAAGGCGTTGTCCACCAGGTTGCCCACAATGGTCACCAGCTCACCGGAGTCCAGCAGGGCAGGTCCGGAACCGTCCCCGGGCACCTCCTCCACGGTCAGCACCAAGGCGATTCCGCGCTCCCGGGCCTGCGCTTTTTTGCCGGCCAGCAGGGCGGCCAGGGCGGGTTCGCCAACGGCGGCAACGACGTCGTCCGCCAACTGCTGGGACTGCACCAGGTCGCGGGTGGCGAACTCAAGTGCCTCGGCAGGGCGGTCGAGCTCGATCAGCGACACGATGGTGTGCAGTCGGTTGGCGTGCTCATGGGCCTGGGCCTGCAGCGCATCCGTCAGCGTGCGCATGGACTGCAGCTCTCCGGTCAGCGCTTCCACTTCCGTGTGGTCACGCACAGTGGTGACGGTTCCCAGCCTCCGCTCAGCCGGTCGCCTGCCCTGCCTGCCGGGACGGCCCCGCGCTGGCCCGGCCGGGGCCAGGGCAGGGGACTGGTTAACCACCAGGATGCGGTCGGGGGTGAAATGGAACTCATCGACGGCGGTGCGGCCGCCGTGCAGCAGTTCGGCGAGGGTCGCCGGCAGGCCGAGGTCCCTGGGGTCGACGGGGCTGCCGGTCCCAGGCGTTAGCCCCAGGAGCTCCGCGGCCTGGTCGTTGTAGAGCACCAGCTCGCCGTCGTTGTTGATGAGCAGCAGCCCTTCGCGGACCGAATGCAGTGCCGCATCGTGGAAGGCGAACAGATCCGCGAGCTCGTCGGGCCGGCGGTCCTGCGTGGTCCGCCGGAGATAGCGGCTGAGCAGGAACGATGCCAGGGTTCCCCAGGCCAGCGCCGCGATGGAAATGATGAACACAGCCGGCAGTTCGGCGTCCCTGGCAATCGCCACTCTGTCCACAGTCAATCCCGCAGCAACCAGGGCCCGGACCTCGCCGCCGTCGTCCGTGACCGGCACAATCGCGCGCACCGACGGCCCAAGGGTGCCGGTGAAAACTTCCGTGAAGGACGAGCCCGCCAGCGCCTGGTCCACGGAGCCGAGATAGGCCTTGCCGATCTCTGACTCCGAGCGGTGGGTGAACCGGGTACGGTCCGGCGCCATGATGGTCAGGAAATCGATGTGCGCCGTTTCCATGACTTCGGTGGCATAGGGCTGCAGCAAGGCGCTGGGATCCGGAGTCTTGACGGACTCCAGCACAAACGGGTCCGCAGCGATGGTCTCGGCCACGGACATCATGCGGTCCGCGGTTTCCTCATAGCTGTGCTGCTCCGCTTGGAGGTAGAGCGCCCAGGACAGGCCGGCAGACAGGCACAGGATGAAGGCCAGCTGCCCGGTGAGCAGCCTGCTGGCCAGGCTCCATTTGCGCAAGGGTCTCCTTCGCTGGGGTACGTCGCGGAAGCCACCGGAAGCAGCCACACGTGTCCAGCGGCAGCATGGCCGTGAACAGTATGACCACAACAGTGACTGCCATCACAGCGGGCGGCGACGATAGCTGCGGAATACTTCCGGTTCCGTCCGCGTCTATCGCCGCCGGGGCACGTCTATCAAAGAAGCTAGGAGCATGCGATGGCCTCTGCCACGATACCCGGCGGCGAACAGCCCCCGGTTAAAGCCAAGAAGAAGGACAAGACCCACGTCCTCTACATAGCCGTGATCGCTGCCGTGGTACTTGGCGCAGTCATTGGCCTTGCAGCGCCCGAACTCGGCAAGTCCATGAAGCCGCTCGGCACGGCCTTCATTGGGCTGATCAAGATGATGATCGCCCCGGTGATTTTCTGCACCATCGTGCTGGGCATCGGCTCCATCGCCAAGGCGGCCACCGTGGGCAAGGTGGGCGGTCTGGCCCTGGGCTACTTCATCATCATGTCCACCTTCGCCCTGGCGATCGGCCTGGTAGTCGGCAACTTCATCCACCCCGGCGAAGGGCTGGACCTTGAAGCCAGCGGTGCGGCCGCACCTGCCGCTGCAGAGGAGGACGGCGGCACCGTCGGCTTCCTGCTCGGGATCATTCCCACGACCCTCCTGGCCTCGCTGACCGGGGAATCGATCCTGCAGACCCTCTTCGTGGCACTGCTCGTTGGCTTTGCGCTGCAGAAGATGGGCAAGGGCGGAGCTCCGATCCTCAAGGCCATCGGGTACGTCCAGGTGCTGGTCTTCCGCATCCTGATGATGATCATGTGGCTGGCTCCGATCGGCGCCTTCGGAGCGATTGCCGCCGTCGTCGGCGAAACGGGCGTGCAGGCCATCGTGAGCATGGCGACCTTGATGATTGCCTTCTACCTGACCTGCGTGCTGTTCATCGCAGTGATCCTGGGCGGCCTGATGAAGATCGTGACCGGCTTCAATATCTTCAAGCTCATGCGTTACCTGGGACGCGAATACCTGCTGATCTTCTCCACCTCGTCCTCCGAGGTGGCCCTGCCGCGGCTCATCGCGAAGATGGAGCACCTGGGTGTGTCCAAGCCCGTGGTCGGCGTCACCGTTCCCACCGGCTATTCCTTCAACCTTGACGGCACGGCCATCTACCTGACGATGGCAGCCCTGTTTGTCGCCTCCGCCATGGGCAAGCCGCTGGAACTCGGCGAGCAGATCTCCCTGCTGGTCTTCATGATCATTGCTTCCAAGGGTGCTGCGGGTGTTACCGGTGCAGGCCTCGCGACGCTGGCCGGCGGCCTGCAGTCCCACCGCCCGGACCTGATCGAAGGCGTTGGCCTGATCGTGGGCATCGACAGGTTCATGTCTGAGGCCCGTGCACTGACCAACTTCACCGGCAACGCCGTGGCCACCGTGCTGATCGGAACCTGGACCAAGGAGATCGACAAGGAGCAGGTCCGCCGCGTCCTGGACAAGGAACTGCCCTTCGATGAAGCGAGCATGAACGTCGATGCCGGTTCCGGTGAGCCGGAACCCACAGAGGTTTCCCGCGAGGTGGAAAGCTCCGTTCCGTCCACGGCCACGGGCCGCAGCTAGTTTCACCAGGCTGCTCCGCCAGCCGGAAAGGGCGCTCCCGCATGCTGCGGGAGCGCCCTTTCGTGTGTGTGCTGCCGGACGGCAGAGTGGTTAGGCGGGAGCCGGCGACGACGGCGCCGCGGCATCTTCGGGTTCCCTGCCGGCCAGGCGGTCCTCCCATGCCGCCATCACGTTAGTATCCGTGCGCGGGGTCAGGAGCGAGACGACGACGTAGCGTGGCCACGGACCCCGCCGCCATTGAGGCCGCTGCGCCGAAGCTCTGGGACAGGGATGAGTCAATGGGGATGCCGGATTGTGTCCGGACCGTCACTTTCTCCCAGGCCGCTTCGACCGCCCGCCCAGGGTGAAGCCGGTGCCGGAAAACTGCGCTGACTTCGGTAATCCCTATCCGCGGGTGGTGATCCGCGGGGAGAATGAAGGGATCAGCTGAACAACCCGCCCTGGAGGGGCGGCCCCAGCAGGAGCTGCGCCCCGGGGCACAAGCCAAGGAGGGGTTAAGTTGCTGAAGGAACAGGACATCATGGCGGTGCTCCCGGCCAGGGACGTTGCCCGGGCAAGGGACTTCTACGGGAACGTTCTTGGCCTGGACCCGCCGCTGGTCATGGACGAGGAGAACCTGATTTACCGCAGTGGAAACGGAACCTCATTCCTCGTCTACAAAACCGACAATGCCGGGAGTGCAAAAAACACCCAGATGGGCTGGGAAAGCTCGGATATTGAAGGTGATGTGGCTGCCCTGCGGGAACGCGGAGTCGTGTTCGAGGAATACGATTTTCCGGGCGTGGAGACCTCGGATGGCATTGCCTCAACCCCCGTCGGGAAAGCTGCGTGGTTCTTGGACAGTGAGGGCAACATCCTGAACCTCTTCCAGCGCGCGTAGGGGTTCCCCGGCACTCAATCAAACCCGCTCAATCACACCCGGAGGCACGGGCGGCCCCTGCGGCCGCACCAAGAGGGCAGAACGGTCCGTTTGAAACCAAACGGGCCGTTTTCGGCGTCATGCACCCAAGGTTCGAGTTAAGGTTGAGCGTCAAGGCTCGCTGGGCTACAGGGCACCGATTCGCGGGATAGCAGTTGCACAGTTGTAACCTTGGACAAGACAGCAGGACAGCTAGATACGGAAGCGTGGATTTATACGTGAGCAGCGAACAGGGTTCC harbors:
- a CDS encoding sensor histidine kinase: MRKWSLASRLLTGQLAFILCLSAGLSWALYLQAEQHSYEETADRMMSVAETIAADPFVLESVKTPDPSALLQPYATEVMETAHIDFLTIMAPDRTRFTHRSESEIGKAYLGSVDQALAGSSFTEVFTGTLGPSVRAIVPVTDDGGEVRALVAAGLTVDRVAIARDAELPAVFIISIAALAWGTLASFLLSRYLRRTTQDRRPDELADLFAFHDAALHSVREGLLLINNDGELVLYNDQAAELLGLTPGTGSPVDPRDLGLPATLAELLHGGRTAVDEFHFTPDRILVVNQSPALAPAGPARGRPGRQGRRPAERRLGTVTTVRDHTEVEALTGELQSMRTLTDALQAQAHEHANRLHTIVSLIELDRPAEALEFATRDLVQSQQLADDVVAAVGEPALAALLAGKKAQARERGIALVLTVEEVPGDGSGPALLDSGELVTIVGNLVDNAFDAVQGLPDPEVTVRLGVVESAGSRGFELTVRDSGPGIPAESRSRIFEQGFSTKDPVQAAGAGRGFGLALVNQAVLRLGGTLEVGSHHAGGARFTVRLPLPEGARP
- a CDS encoding cation:dicarboxylate symporter family transporter — encoded protein: MASATIPGGEQPPVKAKKKDKTHVLYIAVIAAVVLGAVIGLAAPELGKSMKPLGTAFIGLIKMMIAPVIFCTIVLGIGSIAKAATVGKVGGLALGYFIIMSTFALAIGLVVGNFIHPGEGLDLEASGAAAPAAAEEDGGTVGFLLGIIPTTLLASLTGESILQTLFVALLVGFALQKMGKGGAPILKAIGYVQVLVFRILMMIMWLAPIGAFGAIAAVVGETGVQAIVSMATLMIAFYLTCVLFIAVILGGLMKIVTGFNIFKLMRYLGREYLLIFSTSSSEVALPRLIAKMEHLGVSKPVVGVTVPTGYSFNLDGTAIYLTMAALFVASAMGKPLELGEQISLLVFMIIASKGAAGVTGAGLATLAGGLQSHRPDLIEGVGLIVGIDRFMSEARALTNFTGNAVATVLIGTWTKEIDKEQVRRVLDKELPFDEASMNVDAGSGEPEPTEVSREVESSVPSTATGRS
- a CDS encoding VOC family protein; the protein is MLKEQDIMAVLPARDVARARDFYGNVLGLDPPLVMDEENLIYRSGNGTSFLVYKTDNAGSAKNTQMGWESSDIEGDVAALRERGVVFEEYDFPGVETSDGIASTPVGKAAWFLDSEGNILNLFQRA